A section of the Canis lupus baileyi chromosome 5, mCanLup2.hap1, whole genome shotgun sequence genome encodes:
- the TRDMT1 gene encoding tRNA (cytosine(38)-C(5))-methyltransferase isoform X2: protein MILMSPPCQPFTRIGLQGDVTDPRTNSLLYILNILPRLQKLPKYVLLENVKGFEVSSTRDLLIQTLENCGFQYQEFLLSPTSFGIPNSRLRYFLIAKLQSEPLPFQAPGQVLMEFPKTESENPEKNTIDAENKIERKKIEPNICFDKGRQCSGKETILFKLETIQELDRKHHQDNDLSVQMLKDFLEDDVDMNQYFLPPKSLLKYALLLDIVKPTCRRSTCFTKGYGSYVEGTGSVLQTTEDVQIEDIYKSLTNLSQEEKITKLLMLKLRYFTPKEIANLLGFPSEFGFPEKITVKQRYRLLGNSLNVHVVAKLIKILYE from the exons ATGATTTTAATGAGCCCTCCCTGTCAACCATTCACCAG AATTGGCCTACAAGGTGATGTGACTGATCCAAGGACAAATAGCCtcttatatattctaaatattctcCCAAG attacAGAAACTACCAAAATATGTTCTTTTAGAAAATGTCAAAGGTTTTGAAGTATCTTCTACAAG agaccTATTAATACAAACGTTAGAAAATTGCGGTTTTCAGTACCAAGAATTTCTATTATCTCCAACCTCT TTTGGCATTCCAAATTCAAGGCTACGGTATTTCCTTATTGCAAAGCTTCAGTCAGAACCATTACCTTTTCAAGCCCCTGGTCAg GTGCTGATGGAGTTCCCCAAAACTGAATctgaaaatccagaaaaaaatacaatagatgcagaaaataaaattgaaagaaagaaaattgaaccAAATATTTGCTTTGATAAGGGCAGACAGTGTTCTGGAAAAGAGACCATTCTTTTTAAGCTCGAAACTATACAAGAACTTGACCGGAAACATCACCAAGACAATGATCTCTCTGTGCAAATGTTAAAAGATTTTCTTGAAGATGATGTTGAcatgaatcagtattttttacCACCAAAGTCATTGCTGAAATACGCTCTTTTGCTAGACATTGTTAAGCCCACTTGCCGAAGGTCCACATGCTTTACCAAAGG TTATGGAAGCTACGTAGAAGGGACAGGATCTGTGTTACAGACTACAGAGGATGTGCAG ATTGAGGATATCTACAAATCCCTTACCAATTTGTCTCAAGaggaaaagataacaaaattgtTAATGCTTAAACTTCGATATTTCACTCCTAAAGAAATAGCAAATCTCCTTGGATTTCCTTCAGAGTTCG gatttcctGAGAAGATAACAGTGAAGCAGCGTTATCGGCTACTTGGAAATAGTCTCAATGTGCATGTAGTAGCTAAACTAATCAAAATCCtctatgaataa